From the genome of Eublepharis macularius isolate TG4126 chromosome 12, MPM_Emac_v1.0, whole genome shotgun sequence, one region includes:
- the CARHSP1 gene encoding calcium-regulated heat-stable protein 1, producing the protein MSSEPASPLERSPSPSALRLPEGRRVRDRSPSPMRGYLIPSPLPTRRTRTYSATARASEGPSFKGTCKCFCRSKGHGFITPADSGPDIFVHISDIEGEYVPVSGDEVTYKVCPIPPKKEKLQAVEVVITHLAPGTKHETWSGRVISS; encoded by the exons ATGTCTTCCGAGCCAGCTTCCCCTTTGGAGCGATCTCCATCACCAAGTGCTCTTAGACTCCCCGAAGGCCGACGGGTGAGGGACCGTTCTCCTTCTCCAATGCGAGGCTATCTCATCCCCAGTCCGCTTCCAACCCGGAGGACTAGGACATATTCCGC gACGGCGAGAGCTTCTGAAGGGCCCTCCTTCAAGGGCACGTGCAAATGCTTCTGCCGCTCCAAGGGCCATGGCTTCATCACCCCTGCGGACAGCGGCCCAGACATTTTTGTGCACATTTCTGA CATTGAAGGGGAATATGTCCCAGTGTCGGGTGACGAGGTCACGTACAAGGTGTGCCCTATCCCACCCAAGAAGGAGAAGCTGCAAGCTGTCGAGGTGGTCATCACTCACCTGGCTCCTGGAACGAAGCATGAGACTTGGTCGGGGCGTGTGATCAGCTCCTAG